In Mycobacterium stomatepiae, the following are encoded in one genomic region:
- a CDS encoding ferredoxin reductase has translation MGSTLRSLTRWSTAPARGVETAKSWVNVPRGLAARATTPLLPDDYLKMLNPLWSARELRGLIVDVHPETADSATVTIKPGWGFSGKYRPGQYVGIGLRIDGRWHWRSYSLTSIPRRDNKNITITVKATPEGFLSTHLVNGVEPGIIVRLASPKGEFALPDPPPAKILFVTAGSGITPVMAMLRTLNARKQHADIVHIHSAPSADDVIFRDELRELDESRDGYRLHLQLTETEGHLDFNELADIVADWQERSAWVCGPTALLDAAEDVWKKADAGDLLHMERFTIAATDKGGEGGTVTFAISDKEIEIDGATSLLEAGEKVGIQMPFGCRMGICQTCVLPLESGHVRDFRSGTEHGEGDRIQTCISTASGNCTLKI, from the coding sequence TGCGCAGCCTCACTCGATGGAGCACGGCGCCGGCAAGGGGCGTCGAGACCGCCAAGTCCTGGGTCAACGTGCCGCGCGGGCTCGCAGCCCGTGCGACCACGCCGTTGCTCCCCGATGACTATCTCAAAATGCTCAACCCGCTGTGGTCGGCTCGCGAACTGCGCGGCCTGATCGTGGATGTGCATCCCGAGACCGCGGACTCGGCAACCGTGACGATCAAGCCGGGGTGGGGCTTCTCGGGTAAGTACCGGCCTGGCCAGTACGTCGGTATCGGGTTGCGGATCGACGGCCGGTGGCACTGGCGCTCGTATTCATTGACGTCTATTCCACGGCGCGACAACAAGAACATCACGATCACCGTCAAGGCCACCCCCGAGGGTTTCTTGTCGACCCACCTGGTGAACGGTGTGGAGCCGGGGATCATCGTGCGCCTGGCTTCGCCGAAGGGGGAGTTCGCGCTACCCGACCCGCCGCCGGCCAAGATCCTGTTTGTCACCGCGGGCAGCGGCATCACACCGGTGATGGCCATGCTGCGGACGCTCAATGCCCGAAAACAGCACGCCGACATCGTGCACATTCACTCGGCACCCAGCGCTGACGACGTAATCTTCCGCGACGAGTTGCGAGAGCTGGACGAATCCCGGGACGGGTATCGACTCCACTTGCAGCTCACCGAAACCGAGGGTCACCTCGACTTCAACGAACTCGCCGACATCGTGGCCGACTGGCAAGAGCGGTCGGCATGGGTATGCGGCCCCACGGCCCTGCTGGACGCCGCGGAAGACGTTTGGAAAAAAGCGGACGCCGGCGATCTGCTGCACATGGAGCGCTTTACCATTGCCGCTACCGATAAGGGCGGCGAAGGGGGCACCGTCACCTTCGCGATTTCCGACAAAGAAATCGAAATCGATGGCGCCACTTCACTTTTGGAAGCCGGAGAAAAGGTGGGCATTCAGATGCCGTTCGGATGCCGGATGGGCATCTGTCAAACCTGCGTGCTGCCGCTGGAGTCCGGGCACGTGCGCGACTTCAGGTCCGGGACCGAACACGGTGAAGGCGACCGGATCCAAACCTGCATTTCCACCGCATCCGGCAACTGCACACTGAAGATCTGA
- a CDS encoding fatty acid desaturase family protein, with product MAITDVKRYAHLSAEDVEALGRELDAIRADIEDSRGERDARYIRRSVQLQRALVVGARIVLMASRNRYAWAVGTAMLGTGKIIENMELGHNITHGQWDWMNDPEIHSTEWEWDTTSPSVHWKKSHNFIHHKYTNIVGMDDDVGYGIMRVTRDEPWARWMIGNPIYNLLLGTLFEWGVAAHGLELSAVRRHDKAWAQVRKDLRIIAKKVGKQVGKDYAVFPALAGRNWKHTLRANMVANLIRNYWSYMVIFCGHFPDGAEKFTKEEFQNESQGEWYLRQMLGSANFNAGPLLAFMSGNLCYQIEHHLFPDLPSNRYAEISVRVRELCEKYDLPYTTGSLGRQYMQSFWTILKLALPDKLLKGTPDDAPETNSELKFRVREGLRESFVDPATGQRRGLRTALRELQSSSHAA from the coding sequence ATGGCAATCACGGACGTAAAGCGATATGCACACCTGAGCGCCGAGGACGTCGAAGCGCTCGGGCGGGAGCTCGACGCCATTCGTGCCGACATCGAAGATTCTCGCGGCGAGCGCGACGCCCGCTACATTCGACGCTCGGTTCAATTGCAACGCGCTCTGGTAGTCGGCGCTCGAATCGTGTTGATGGCCAGCCGCAATAGGTACGCGTGGGCCGTGGGGACGGCGATGCTCGGCACCGGCAAGATCATCGAGAACATGGAACTCGGACACAACATCACCCACGGTCAATGGGACTGGATGAACGACCCGGAGATCCACTCCACCGAATGGGAATGGGATACCACCTCGCCGAGCGTCCATTGGAAGAAGTCGCACAACTTCATTCACCACAAGTACACCAACATCGTCGGCATGGATGACGACGTCGGCTACGGCATCATGAGGGTGACCCGCGACGAACCCTGGGCGCGGTGGATGATTGGCAATCCGATCTACAACCTGTTGCTGGGCACGCTGTTCGAATGGGGCGTTGCGGCACACGGATTGGAGCTTTCGGCGGTCCGTCGGCATGACAAGGCCTGGGCGCAAGTGCGCAAGGACCTGCGGATCATCGCTAAGAAGGTCGGTAAGCAGGTCGGCAAGGACTATGCCGTATTTCCGGCGTTGGCCGGACGCAATTGGAAGCACACCCTGCGGGCCAATATGGTCGCCAACCTGATCCGCAACTACTGGTCCTACATGGTGATCTTCTGCGGCCACTTTCCGGACGGTGCCGAGAAGTTCACGAAAGAGGAATTCCAGAACGAGTCGCAGGGCGAGTGGTATCTGCGCCAGATGCTGGGGTCGGCGAACTTCAACGCTGGGCCCCTGCTGGCATTCATGAGCGGAAATCTCTGCTATCAGATCGAGCACCACCTCTTTCCGGACCTCCCGAGCAATCGCTACGCGGAGATCTCGGTGCGGGTGCGCGAGCTGTGTGAGAAGTACGACCTGCCCTACACCACGGGATCCCTTGGCCGGCAATACATGCAGTCGTTCTGGACGATCCTCAAGCTCGCGTTGCCGGACAAACTGCTCAAAGGGACGCCGGACGACGCCCCGGAGACCAACTCCGAGTTGAAGTTCCGTGTCCGCGAGGGCCTGCGAGAGAGCTTCGTCGACCCTGCGACGGGGCAGCGCCGGGGCCTGCGAACCGCGCTGCGCGAATTGCAGTCCAGTTCGCACGCGGCATGA
- a CDS encoding acyl carrier protein: MASSSSAVTSALQSILRDDLNVDMTRVTPEARLIDDVGLDSVAFAVGMVAIEERLGVALSEEELLTCDTVGDVDAAIAAKTP, from the coding sequence ATGGCCTCCTCTTCTTCCGCGGTGACCAGTGCGCTGCAAAGCATTCTTCGCGACGACCTCAACGTCGACATGACCCGGGTCACCCCGGAAGCCAGACTGATCGACGATGTCGGCTTGGACTCGGTCGCCTTTGCTGTCGGCATGGTCGCCATCGAGGAGCGGCTTGGTGTCGCGCTCTCCGAGGAAGAGCTCCTGACCTGCGACACCGTCGGCGACGTGGACGCGGCGATCGCGGCGAAAACACCGTAA
- the mbtM gene encoding long-chain-fatty acid--ACP ligase MbtM produces the protein MSELAAAVTRSMRAATSELAVFDKETSGWHRRSWPEVHGLAEAIGAWLLDHERPTAVGLVGEPTIEFVAAIQGAWLTGAAISILPGPVRGAELRHWAESILARFAEIGVGAVLSHGSQLESLRAEAHPGITVEDLATAARTHRSASGLPHAESTGYAILQGTAGSTGSPKTAMLSPGAVLSNMRGVDQRFGFDVSRDVVSSWLPMFHDMGLTCVLSSMLAGLPLWLASPTAFSASPFNWLKWLSESHATLTAAPNLAYNILGKYASLVSDVDLGAMRVAINGGEPIDCEGFGRFAEAMAPFGFDAGALAPSYGLAEATCAVSLPAAGTGLNFAIVSDDTGSRKYAVLGQAVPGMEIRVVSADRYAGTADREIGEIEIRGTSMMDGYRGHPAIDRDDWFPTGDLGFFDDGGLVVCGRAKEIISIAGRNIFPTEIELIAAQVDGVREGCVVALGTGERSARPGLVVAAEFKGDDEGQARSEVIQRIASVCGIVPADVVFMSPGSLPRTSSGKLRRLEVRRTLELVD, from the coding sequence ATGAGCGAACTGGCGGCAGCGGTTACGCGGTCGATGCGGGCCGCGACCTCCGAATTGGCCGTCTTCGACAAGGAGACCTCGGGGTGGCACCGGCGCTCCTGGCCGGAAGTGCACGGGTTAGCCGAGGCAATTGGGGCCTGGCTGCTCGACCATGAACGACCCACCGCGGTCGGTCTCGTGGGCGAGCCGACGATCGAGTTCGTCGCCGCGATCCAGGGTGCGTGGCTGACCGGCGCGGCCATCTCGATCCTGCCGGGGCCGGTGCGTGGCGCCGAGTTACGGCATTGGGCGGAGTCGATACTGGCCCGGTTTGCCGAGATCGGGGTCGGTGCTGTCCTGAGCCATGGCTCGCAGCTGGAAAGTCTGCGAGCGGAAGCGCATCCGGGCATCACGGTCGAAGACCTCGCAACCGCGGCGCGCACCCACCGCTCGGCGTCGGGTCTGCCCCACGCGGAATCCACCGGCTACGCCATTCTGCAAGGAACGGCGGGATCGACCGGATCGCCCAAAACCGCGATGCTGTCGCCGGGAGCCGTGCTCAGCAACATGCGCGGAGTCGATCAACGATTCGGCTTCGACGTCTCCCGTGACGTTGTGTCCTCATGGCTGCCCATGTTTCACGACATGGGGCTCACCTGCGTGCTTTCCTCGATGCTGGCCGGGTTGCCGCTGTGGCTGGCGTCGCCGACGGCGTTCTCCGCGTCGCCCTTCAATTGGCTGAAGTGGCTGTCGGAAAGCCACGCGACGCTTACCGCCGCGCCCAACTTGGCGTACAACATCTTGGGCAAGTACGCCTCGCTGGTGTCCGACGTCGATCTGGGTGCCATGCGGGTGGCGATCAACGGCGGGGAGCCGATCGACTGCGAGGGATTTGGCCGGTTCGCAGAAGCCATGGCGCCGTTCGGATTTGACGCCGGTGCACTGGCGCCGTCATATGGCCTCGCCGAGGCCACCTGCGCGGTATCGCTGCCCGCGGCGGGCACGGGCTTGAACTTCGCCATCGTTTCCGACGACACCGGTTCGCGCAAATACGCTGTCTTGGGCCAGGCGGTGCCCGGCATGGAGATACGGGTCGTGTCCGCAGATCGCTATGCCGGCACGGCCGACCGCGAGATCGGCGAGATCGAGATTCGCGGTACGTCGATGATGGACGGCTACCGGGGTCACCCGGCCATCGATCGCGACGACTGGTTCCCCACCGGCGATTTGGGCTTCTTCGATGACGGTGGCCTGGTCGTGTGCGGCCGGGCCAAGGAAATCATCTCGATTGCGGGGCGCAACATTTTCCCGACGGAGATCGAGCTGATCGCCGCTCAAGTCGACGGCGTGCGGGAAGGCTGTGTGGTTGCCCTGGGCACCGGCGAACGATCTGCGCGCCCCGGCCTGGTCGTCGCGGCAGAGTTCAAGGGCGATGACGAGGGCCAGGCGCGCAGCGAAGTGATTCAGCGCATCGCGTCGGTGTGCGGAATCGTGCCGGCCGATGTGGTTTTCATGTCGCCGGGGTCCCTGCCCCGCACCTCGTCGGGCAAGTTACGGCGGCTGGAAGTGCGGCGAACACTGGAGCTGGTGGACTGA
- the mbtN gene encoding mycobactin biosynthesis acyl-ACP dehydrogenase MbtN, translating to MTSTSQTVFDAEYRALLFDAFDDRVIEWTSEAEAQQRFPRKLIEHLGASGVFSAKWTDQTQPDVNKLIELALALGQLASAGIGVGVSLHDSAIALLRRFGKSDYLKDICEKAIRGEAVLCIGASEESGGSDLQIVETEVRSHDGGFAVRGIKKFVSLSPIADHIMVVARSVDHDSSSRHGNAVVVAVPTTHVKVQQPYNKVGAGPLDTAAVHIDTWVPADAMVARAGTGLAAISWGLAHERMSIAGQIAASCQRVIGITLARMVTRRQFGNTLFEHQALRLRMADLQARVDQLRFALHGIAAQGRLDLRAAAGIKVTAARLGEEVIGECMHIFGGSGYLVDETPLGRVWRDMKLARVGGGTDEVLWELVAAGMKADHADYEDWVGRSNA from the coding sequence ATGACCTCGACAAGCCAGACCGTCTTCGACGCCGAGTATCGGGCGCTACTCTTCGACGCGTTCGACGACCGCGTAATCGAGTGGACGTCGGAAGCCGAAGCACAGCAACGTTTTCCGCGTAAGCTGATCGAGCACTTGGGCGCGAGCGGTGTCTTCTCCGCGAAGTGGACCGACCAGACTCAGCCCGATGTCAACAAGCTCATCGAGCTCGCACTCGCCCTGGGGCAGCTGGCCTCCGCCGGTATCGGCGTGGGCGTCAGCCTGCACGACTCGGCGATCGCACTGCTGCGCCGCTTCGGCAAGTCCGACTACCTGAAGGACATCTGCGAGAAGGCGATTCGCGGCGAGGCGGTGCTCTGCATCGGTGCCTCGGAAGAATCCGGCGGATCGGATCTGCAGATCGTCGAAACCGAGGTTCGTTCGCACGACGGTGGTTTCGCGGTCCGCGGCATCAAGAAGTTCGTCTCGCTCTCACCCATCGCCGATCACATCATGGTGGTGGCGCGCAGCGTCGACCACGACTCGTCCAGCCGGCACGGCAACGCCGTGGTAGTGGCGGTTCCGACCACGCATGTCAAAGTGCAGCAGCCGTACAACAAGGTTGGTGCCGGGCCGCTGGACACCGCGGCGGTCCACATCGATACCTGGGTTCCGGCCGACGCGATGGTCGCGCGGGCCGGCACCGGGCTGGCGGCCATCAGCTGGGGACTGGCGCACGAGCGCATGTCGATCGCCGGCCAGATCGCGGCTTCGTGCCAGCGGGTGATCGGAATTACTTTGGCCCGCATGGTGACTCGGCGCCAGTTCGGCAACACGCTGTTCGAGCATCAGGCGTTGCGGTTGCGGATGGCCGACCTGCAGGCCCGGGTCGACCAGCTCCGCTTCGCGCTGCACGGCATCGCCGCTCAGGGGCGGCTGGATCTGCGCGCGGCCGCGGGGATCAAGGTCACCGCGGCACGGCTGGGCGAAGAGGTCATCGGCGAGTGCATGCACATCTTCGGCGGGTCAGGCTATCTCGTCGACGAAACACCGCTGGGCCGGGTGTGGCGTGACATGAAGCTGGCCCGGGTCGGCGGTGGCACCGACGAAGTCCTCTGGGAATTGGTCGCGGCCGGCATGAAAGCCGACCACGCCGACTACGAGGACTGGGTCGGACGCTCCAACGCGTAG
- a CDS encoding GNAT family N-acetyltransferase, whose product MNGASSAQTDHASTQVLKRERRDLSEQVRRVGPLPVPALDPPYEMRAARSDDAEMVAEWMNRPHLAETWEYAWPAARWRQHIEAQLDGTYSLPLIATLRGEECAYLEIYWAAKDMISHHYDAHPYDIGLHAAIADLRLVNRGFGPRLLPRIVASAFAQEPRCGRIMFDPDHRNTTVRRLCEYVGCRSLGEHDAPNRRMVLYALERPTQSS is encoded by the coding sequence ATGAATGGAGCCTCAAGCGCCCAGACCGACCACGCGTCGACCCAGGTACTGAAGCGCGAACGCAGGGACCTGTCCGAACAGGTACGGCGCGTTGGCCCCCTTCCGGTTCCCGCGCTGGACCCGCCATACGAGATGCGCGCCGCGAGAAGCGATGACGCGGAGATGGTGGCGGAGTGGATGAACCGCCCGCACCTCGCCGAGACGTGGGAATACGCCTGGCCGGCAGCGCGCTGGCGCCAACACATCGAGGCGCAGCTCGACGGGACCTATTCGCTGCCGTTGATCGCAACCCTGCGCGGCGAAGAATGCGCCTACCTCGAGATCTATTGGGCGGCAAAGGACATGATCTCGCACCATTACGACGCGCATCCCTACGATATCGGCCTGCATGCGGCCATCGCCGACCTGAGGCTGGTCAACCGTGGCTTCGGTCCGCGACTGCTGCCGCGCATCGTGGCCAGTGCGTTCGCCCAGGAACCACGCTGCGGCCGGATCATGTTCGACCCCGATCACCGCAACACCACGGTGCGCCGACTGTGCGAGTACGTCGGATGCCGTTCGCTCGGTGAGCACGACGCGCCGAACCGGCGGATGGTGCTCTACGCGTTGGAGCGTCCGACCCAGTCCTCGTAG